The proteins below are encoded in one region of Parvicella tangerina:
- a CDS encoding four helix bundle protein has product MWQKSMDLTDMIFELNKGLPSSERFNLIDQMYRCSCSIASNIAEGSGKRTKKHFAEFLSISISSAFELETQLLICKRRKYGDEDLLDKSLKLVVELQKMIFSFKWGIENKN; this is encoded by the coding sequence ATTTGGCAAAAGTCAATGGACTTGACAGATATGATATTTGAACTTAATAAGGGGTTGCCTAGTTCAGAGCGATTCAATTTGATTGATCAAATGTATCGTTGTTCTTGTTCTATTGCTTCTAATATTGCGGAAGGTAGTGGTAAAAGAACAAAAAAGCACTTTGCTGAGTTTTTGTCTATCTCAATCTCTTCAGCATTTGAATTAGAAACACAACTTTTAATTTGTAAAAGAAGAAAATATGGTGATGAGGATTTACTGGATAAATCATTAAAACTAGTGGTTGAATTGCAAAAAATGATTTTTTCATTTAAGTGGGGAATAGAAAATAAAAATTGA
- a CDS encoding sigma-54 interaction domain-containing protein: MEVQSVKQRFGLIGNTPSLNRALEVAVKVAPTDISVMVTGESGVGKETIPQIIHQYSNRKHHEYIAVNCGAIPEGTIDSELFGHEKGAFTGAQGARKGYFEVADGGTIFLDEVAELPLQTQVRLLRVLETGEFIKVGSSKVQKTDVRIIAATNEKMDAAIRKGKFREDLFYRLSTVPITLPPLRERRDDIHLLFRKFAADFAEKYRMPTIRLTEDAVHTLLAYRWPGNIRQLKNITEQISVIEQERTISKEILLKYLPFEDANNLPAVIDESAHSNGMDAAEKEMLYKLLFEMRNDISKLQQVVVELMEGNQDFSSSEKNAIIQKSQDTPGGTGGFMTPTKRQEFSYAQPSKEEYYYHDPIEEHVEVEESLSLEEREKELIIKALEKHNGKRKYAAKELGISERTLYRKIKEYDIKK; the protein is encoded by the coding sequence ATGGAAGTACAATCGGTTAAACAACGGTTTGGGTTGATCGGAAATACGCCTTCCCTCAACCGTGCATTAGAAGTTGCGGTTAAAGTGGCACCTACGGATATCTCTGTGATGGTAACAGGAGAGAGCGGGGTAGGAAAGGAAACGATCCCTCAGATCATTCATCAATACAGTAATCGAAAACACCACGAATACATTGCGGTAAACTGTGGAGCGATTCCTGAAGGAACTATTGATTCGGAACTATTCGGGCATGAGAAAGGAGCGTTTACAGGTGCTCAAGGCGCTCGAAAAGGATACTTTGAAGTTGCCGATGGCGGAACGATATTTCTAGATGAAGTAGCTGAGCTCCCGTTGCAAACACAAGTGAGGTTGCTGCGTGTTTTGGAAACAGGAGAATTCATTAAAGTAGGTTCGTCAAAAGTTCAAAAAACTGACGTAAGGATCATTGCTGCTACCAATGAAAAAATGGATGCCGCAATTAGAAAGGGAAAGTTTAGGGAAGATCTTTTTTACAGACTAAGTACAGTACCAATCACTTTACCACCGTTGCGAGAGAGAAGGGATGATATTCACTTGCTATTTCGAAAGTTTGCAGCTGACTTTGCTGAGAAGTATCGAATGCCAACGATCAGACTGACTGAAGATGCGGTACACACACTTTTAGCATATCGCTGGCCAGGAAATATTCGTCAGTTAAAAAATATTACGGAACAGATTTCCGTTATTGAGCAAGAGCGTACAATATCAAAAGAGATTTTGTTAAAATATTTGCCTTTTGAAGATGCAAATAATCTTCCTGCAGTGATAGATGAGTCAGCTCATAGTAATGGTATGGATGCTGCTGAGAAGGAAATGTTGTACAAACTGCTGTTTGAAATGAGAAATGACATTTCTAAATTACAACAAGTAGTGGTTGAATTGATGGAAGGAAATCAGGATTTCAGTAGTTCGGAGAAGAATGCGATTATACAAAAATCCCAAGATACTCCGGGAGGCACAGGTGGATTTATGACACCTACTAAACGGCAGGAATTTAGTTATGCGCAACCTTCCAAAGAGGAATACTATTACCACGACCCCATTGAAGAACACGTGGAAGTCGAGGAGAGCCTTTCATTGGAGGAACGAGAAAAAGAATTGATCATTAAGGCATTAGAAAAGCATAATGGTAAACGAAAATATGCAGCGAAGGAGTTGGGTATTTCAGAACGAACACTCTACAGAAAGATCAAAGAATACGATATCAAGAAATAA
- the lptE gene encoding LPS assembly lipoprotein LptE, translated as MMLTQCKLPSFSLKPGGKTNDEVPGETVQVDFFENRSTLASSNAAIVLTEGIRDIVLTQSKKELVAESGDWVIEGVIRDYQIKPIAIQAGSEDAAQNRLTMTVQFSWDYQGEDRELLEDSTAYELEGIDQVVSSFVDYDSASDFAAVEDELLTELVRQLSQDIYDVIFGGKW; from the coding sequence ATGATGCTGACCCAATGTAAGTTGCCATCATTCAGTTTAAAACCTGGGGGAAAGACGAATGATGAGGTCCCAGGAGAAACGGTGCAGGTCGATTTTTTTGAGAACAGAAGTACCTTGGCTAGTTCTAACGCTGCAATTGTGTTGACTGAGGGAATTAGAGATATTGTGCTTACCCAATCTAAAAAAGAACTTGTTGCTGAGTCTGGAGACTGGGTGATTGAAGGTGTTATTCGAGATTATCAGATCAAACCGATTGCTATTCAGGCGGGTTCTGAAGATGCTGCACAGAATAGGCTAACCATGACCGTCCAATTTTCTTGGGATTATCAAGGAGAAGACCGGGAACTGTTGGAAGATAGCACAGCTTATGAGTTAGAGGGTATTGATCAAGTGGTATCTTCTTTTGTTGATTACGATAGTGCATCAGATTTTGCTGCTGTTGAAGATGAATTACTAACGGAATTAGTTCGACAGCTTTCTCAAGATATTTACGATGTCATCTTTGGAGGAAAATGGTAA
- a CDS encoding PorT family protein — MKKIYLILTPLFLTTLTYAQDEQPINDDTTKIKMGNMTIIINDDDTEEGDFDFDMDDTTEVEEKSIGTELDMQLGMNGWLNSSNSTVFSDDYLDMSLQLNRSRSFGMHMMMSGLDIFKGHVFLSPGIGFTWNSYHFENKYVSLTTGNDTTMFLADSAIQFDKYKLRATYAELPITLGFRIGNLDKTFLTVQAGVIGGINIGSIVKQRYFVNSTKYKEKIKDDFNVNPFKLDGIVKLKFKESIGVFARYSFTTMFEQGKTQTVYPFAIGITIGGV, encoded by the coding sequence ATGAAAAAGATATACCTGATCCTAACACCTTTATTCCTAACCACCCTAACTTATGCTCAGGATGAGCAACCTATCAATGATGACACAACTAAAATCAAGATGGGAAACATGACCATCATAATTAATGATGACGATACTGAAGAGGGTGATTTTGATTTTGACATGGACGATACAACGGAAGTTGAAGAAAAATCAATTGGTACTGAATTAGACATGCAGCTCGGAATGAACGGGTGGTTAAACTCTTCGAACTCCACGGTTTTTAGTGATGACTATTTAGATATGAGTCTACAACTCAACCGTTCTCGTTCTTTTGGTATGCACATGATGATGAGTGGGCTAGACATTTTCAAAGGGCATGTTTTCCTTTCTCCTGGAATCGGATTCACCTGGAACAGTTATCACTTCGAGAACAAGTATGTTAGTCTTACAACGGGTAATGATACTACCATGTTTCTAGCCGATAGTGCCATTCAGTTCGACAAGTACAAACTTCGCGCTACCTATGCTGAATTACCCATAACATTAGGCTTCCGCATTGGCAACCTTGACAAGACTTTCCTTACCGTTCAGGCTGGCGTAATTGGTGGAATCAATATTGGATCAATAGTTAAGCAACGATACTTTGTGAATAGTACAAAATACAAGGAAAAGATTAAGGACGACTTCAACGTTAACCCTTTCAAACTTGATGGAATTGTAAAACTAAAATTCAAAGAAAGCATTGGTGTTTTTGCACGTTATTCATTCACTACTATGTTTGAACAAGGCAAAACACAAACGGTTTATCCTTTCGCAATCGGCATTACGATTGGGGGAGTATAA
- a CDS encoding SDR family oxidoreductase, with product MESLNEKVVWITGASSGIGEAAAMAFSNHGAKVILSSRRADQLKQVASRCKGDSYVLPLDLSDNSNFSDIVKEAIEAFGQVDVLLNNGGISQRSEAAETPIEVDRKVMEVNYFGNISLTKALLPHFQERQQGRIVVISSLSGKFGFFLRSAYAASKFALVGFYESLRLEEEKNNIRVHLVYPGFIKTNISKNAIDANGNTHGEMDNNQNKGISAQECATRLIRGIQKDKKDIFIGGKEMMSLKIQRFFPNLFHSIIKKQSAT from the coding sequence ATGGAATCACTCAATGAAAAAGTTGTCTGGATAACAGGTGCCAGCTCTGGGATTGGCGAGGCGGCTGCCATGGCTTTTTCGAATCATGGAGCTAAGGTTATTCTTTCTTCTAGAAGAGCAGACCAACTTAAACAGGTAGCTTCCAGATGCAAAGGAGACTCCTATGTTCTTCCGTTGGACCTTTCTGACAATTCAAACTTCTCAGACATCGTAAAGGAAGCTATCGAAGCTTTTGGTCAAGTAGATGTATTATTGAATAATGGTGGCATATCACAGAGAAGTGAAGCTGCTGAGACACCGATAGAAGTCGACCGAAAAGTAATGGAAGTGAATTATTTCGGAAATATTTCTTTAACCAAGGCCTTACTTCCTCATTTTCAAGAAAGACAACAAGGAAGAATTGTTGTCATTTCAAGCCTATCAGGTAAGTTCGGTTTTTTCTTGAGGAGTGCCTATGCGGCCAGTAAGTTTGCCTTAGTTGGTTTTTATGAAAGTTTGCGATTAGAAGAAGAAAAGAACAACATACGAGTACACCTTGTGTATCCAGGTTTTATTAAAACCAACATTTCAAAGAATGCAATTGATGCCAATGGAAATACTCACGGAGAAATGGACAACAATCAAAACAAAGGCATTAGCGCTCAAGAGTGTGCAACAAGGTTAATAAGAGGTATTCAAAAAGACAAAAAAGACATCTTTATTGGCGGTAAAGAAATGATGTCTCTGAAAATTCAGCGTTTTTTCCCTAACTTGTTTCACAGCATCATTAAGAAACAAAGTGCCACTTAA
- a CDS encoding GIY-YIG nuclease family protein produces the protein MYFYIIYSAFVDRYYVGVTENLGQRLDYHNHIKRFKRLYKIIKRLGL, from the coding sequence ATGTATTTCTATATTATTTATTCAGCTTTTGTAGATCGTTATTATGTAGGGGTTACTGAAAATTTAGGTCAGCGTCTGGATTATCACAATCATATAAAAAGGTTCAAAAGGCTTTACAAAATCATCAAGAGATTGGGATTATAA
- a CDS encoding LytR/AlgR family response regulator transcription factor translates to MNYSLLIIDDEKHAITLLQNYINESNLNLELLPACRNVREAIDSINKNKPNIVLLDIKLRNETSFDILSQIDHQPKVIFTTAYDGYAIQAIKNDAVDYVMKPIEKKELISAIQKAISQNNRGKLDSMVEFDFYQRRLKFPAGELIAISDIVYCKAEGNYSHVYLSDDRKLLIAKTLKKLEIEIASKAFVRTHQSHLINLTYVESIYSQSVSLKGFKDIPIARGKRQLFEKILK, encoded by the coding sequence ATGAATTACTCCCTCTTAATAATAGATGATGAAAAGCATGCCATCACGCTTTTACAAAATTACATCAATGAATCAAATCTGAATTTGGAACTATTGCCAGCATGCAGAAATGTGCGCGAAGCCATTGATTCCATTAACAAAAACAAACCAAACATCGTACTTCTAGATATTAAACTACGTAATGAGACGAGTTTTGACATTTTATCTCAGATTGATCATCAACCGAAAGTTATCTTCACTACAGCCTATGACGGCTATGCCATTCAGGCTATAAAAAATGATGCCGTGGATTACGTTATGAAACCCATTGAGAAAAAAGAGCTAATTTCAGCCATACAAAAAGCCATTTCGCAAAATAATCGAGGTAAGCTTGATTCAATGGTAGAGTTCGATTTTTATCAGAGAAGACTCAAGTTTCCTGCTGGAGAGTTGATCGCAATTAGCGACATCGTTTACTGCAAGGCTGAGGGCAACTACAGTCATGTCTACCTTTCTGACGACCGTAAGCTTCTTATTGCTAAAACGCTCAAAAAGCTTGAGATTGAGATAGCTTCAAAAGCTTTTGTAAGAACTCATCAATCACATCTCATCAACCTCACTTACGTTGAAAGTATCTATTCACAGTCCGTCTCTTTAAAAGGTTTCAAAGACATTCCAATCGCCAGAGGTAAACGACAACTTTTTGAAAAAATCCTAAAATAG
- a CDS encoding sensor histidine kinase yields MLITILVFNLYICSAYGQDIDRTPYLHWDSESGLPSNEVYHIIESRKGEIWIATDNGVAKYNGRKFTFFQKKEGLTDNVVFKLFEDEKGVIWCTTYNSEICKILPNDSIVSYQYNDTIDKYIPKEFSSNLLIISLVVSNDSLFIGYNKKGEIVITPEGNYQLSDQTSQEYRVKKIGKYSTQYSNPQSVDTVFLDNHLIIKSKLKKLVEKNIEYGYSCRLNNGKLVGTYANAAFIEKDSNLIDTLFFPEAIIYVASIDNLLWFGVSNNGAYAYNLEKNSWVCQYHLFQNRSISSVIMDKNRGFWFSTHENGIYYLPDLSYQSKVICGNSHNIYDVRALNDLIFIISSKQQVEAYDKNDLSLKQLIDKPFSGTRLCQFDDGYTQKKLSVHTGDSLLLKFDGSSSKMSHLSEKELIFREYVSENKSISVTTYEKITLENHLTGTTSSINGKFGTSKVFVFDNLVFTTNSVGCGLYKISEDSITFLGRFLSNEQVEHIKHYSFGIYCSSKSGTIYKYIPESNRFEPFLNTNNTNLSDFEIVKDQIWLATKDGLLKVKDSKITKFWEEPVKSVFASDTGVLFVTQKELVKFKDYERIDNSSVFIRSYSVNGLKKNKTSFSYSENNFEFNIGIRNPIPEKKYEIHAVLIGEDTIITLLDGTKISYPQLSPGTYQFYLKNLSNGSESEVLEFRIYPPIFERWWFLSIVIGVLLIIVLLIMRSIYRRREKKHFMQKQLTELQSKALRAQMNPHFIFNTMNVIQSLISSKRLDDSSDVLVKLSKLIRNALNYSRQEIINLEDEILFCQNYFNLENLRIENRMQLNVNLSPTINPKKIGIPPLTIQPILENAIVHGLIPKQGDGMIDIDIKDENDTVIIVVSDTGVGFTPSTREKGHQSYGIDLIAQRITLLDKRNSILIKKNEHETGTVVKITLYKQ; encoded by the coding sequence GTGTTAATAACGATTCTCGTATTCAATCTTTATATATGTTCAGCCTACGGTCAGGACATTGATCGAACCCCTTATTTACATTGGGATTCAGAATCTGGGCTACCCAGCAACGAAGTTTACCATATCATTGAAAGTCGCAAAGGAGAAATTTGGATTGCTACAGACAATGGTGTAGCTAAATACAATGGCAGAAAATTCACATTTTTCCAGAAAAAGGAAGGGCTCACTGACAATGTTGTTTTTAAATTATTTGAGGATGAGAAGGGGGTTATCTGGTGCACAACGTACAATAGTGAAATTTGTAAGATCCTACCCAATGATTCTATCGTTTCTTATCAATACAACGATACGATTGACAAATACATCCCTAAAGAATTCTCTTCAAACCTATTAATTATATCGCTTGTAGTATCAAATGACTCCCTATTTATTGGCTACAATAAAAAGGGAGAGATAGTTATCACCCCAGAAGGAAATTACCAACTGTCTGACCAAACAAGTCAAGAGTACAGAGTTAAAAAAATCGGCAAATATTCTACTCAATATAGTAATCCACAATCAGTGGATACAGTTTTTCTGGATAACCATTTGATTATCAAGTCCAAATTAAAAAAGTTAGTTGAAAAGAATATTGAATACGGATATTCCTGTCGCCTTAATAATGGCAAACTAGTAGGTACATATGCCAACGCTGCTTTTATCGAGAAAGACTCTAATCTTATAGACACCCTTTTTTTTCCCGAAGCTATTATTTATGTTGCTTCAATTGACAACCTACTATGGTTTGGAGTTTCTAATAACGGAGCGTACGCATATAATCTTGAAAAGAATTCCTGGGTATGTCAATATCACCTCTTTCAGAACAGATCTATTAGTTCTGTAATTATGGACAAAAATCGTGGATTCTGGTTTTCAACACATGAAAATGGCATATATTATTTACCAGACCTCAGTTATCAAAGTAAGGTAATCTGCGGAAATTCTCATAACATCTATGATGTTAGAGCCTTAAATGATTTAATATTCATTATAAGTTCAAAACAACAAGTTGAGGCATACGATAAGAATGATCTATCGCTGAAACAGCTCATAGACAAACCATTCTCGGGTACACGTCTGTGCCAGTTTGATGACGGTTATACCCAAAAAAAACTAAGTGTACACACCGGAGATTCCTTGCTGTTAAAGTTCGATGGTTCATCTTCTAAGATGAGCCATCTTTCTGAAAAAGAATTAATATTTCGCGAATATGTTTCGGAAAACAAATCTATCAGTGTTACAACTTATGAAAAAATCACCTTAGAGAATCATTTAACAGGAACTACCTCTTCAATCAACGGGAAGTTTGGCACATCAAAAGTTTTTGTGTTTGACAATTTGGTCTTTACAACAAACAGTGTAGGTTGCGGTCTATATAAAATATCCGAGGATTCTATTACATTTTTGGGTAGATTTCTATCGAATGAACAGGTTGAACATATTAAACATTATTCTTTCGGAATCTACTGTTCATCTAAGTCAGGTACGATCTATAAGTATATTCCAGAAAGCAACAGGTTTGAACCCTTTCTTAATACTAATAACACCAACCTCTCTGACTTTGAAATCGTCAAAGACCAAATTTGGTTAGCGACCAAAGATGGGCTATTAAAAGTAAAAGACAGTAAAATAACAAAATTTTGGGAAGAACCTGTAAAGTCTGTTTTCGCTTCTGATACTGGTGTTCTTTTCGTCACTCAGAAAGAACTTGTTAAATTCAAGGACTACGAGCGTATTGATAACTCATCTGTATTTATTCGTTCATACTCTGTAAATGGCTTAAAAAAGAATAAGACCTCCTTTTCTTATTCTGAAAACAACTTCGAGTTTAATATAGGAATTAGAAACCCCATTCCAGAGAAAAAATATGAAATTCATGCCGTTCTGATTGGCGAAGACACAATCATTACACTGTTGGATGGCACAAAAATTTCCTATCCTCAGCTAAGCCCAGGGACATATCAATTTTATCTAAAAAACTTATCAAATGGTTCAGAATCTGAAGTGCTTGAATTTAGAATATACCCACCCATTTTCGAAAGATGGTGGTTTTTATCTATTGTTATTGGAGTTTTGTTGATTATAGTGCTGCTAATAATGAGATCAATTTATAGAAGAAGAGAAAAGAAACATTTTATGCAAAAGCAGTTGACAGAATTACAGTCTAAGGCATTAAGAGCCCAAATGAACCCCCATTTCATCTTTAATACCATGAACGTTATTCAAAGTTTAATCTCTTCCAAAAGGCTAGACGATTCATCAGATGTATTGGTGAAATTATCTAAACTAATCAGAAATGCTTTAAACTATTCTAGGCAAGAAATCATAAATCTTGAAGATGAAATTTTGTTTTGTCAAAACTATTTTAATCTAGAAAACCTGAGGATCGAAAATCGCATGCAATTGAATGTTAACTTGTCACCCACTATTAATCCTAAAAAGATAGGTATCCCTCCTTTAACCATCCAGCCTATATTGGAAAATGCAATTGTTCATGGATTGATTCCCAAACAAGGTGATGGAATGATTGACATTGATATTAAAGATGAAAATGACACAGTAATCATAGTAGTATCCGACACAGGGGTTGGATTCACTCCCTCAACACGAGAAAAAGGACACCAATCCTATGGAATTGATCTGATCGCTCAGAGAATAACTTTATTAGATAAGCGCAATTCAATTTTGATCAAAAAAAATGAACATGAAACTGGAACTGTTGTTAAAATAACGCTTTACAAACAATGA
- a CDS encoding heavy-metal-associated domain-containing protein, which translates to MSLIDDNVIPGNHGTIFETNAKEDHDLERVKMLIEQVDGVKDVMVNKEEFPITLTVHTSKLVKIIDIENEAKKSTFHVIPKSIFSL; encoded by the coding sequence ATGAGCTTAATAGACGACAATGTAATTCCGGGAAATCACGGAACCATATTTGAAACCAATGCAAAAGAAGACCATGATCTGGAGCGAGTGAAGATGTTAATAGAACAAGTTGACGGTGTTAAAGACGTCATGGTCAACAAGGAAGAATTTCCGATCACATTAACGGTTCACACTTCTAAATTGGTCAAGATCATTGATATCGAAAATGAAGCGAAGAAATCTACTTTTCATGTGATTCCAAAGTCTATTTTTTCATTGTAA
- a CDS encoding Lrp/AsnC family transcriptional regulator has translation MVQLDEIDRQILEHLSSKGKISHKELSGLVGLSISPTYERVKRLERSGVIKKYTIEVDKKALERSLRALCHVSLKAHNNEAIENFENNIIHLDEVTSCFHIAGAFDYSLLIEVKDMEHYEQFLKDKLSKIPDIANVQSSFVMSELKKE, from the coding sequence ATGGTGCAATTGGACGAAATTGATAGACAGATTCTAGAACACCTATCTTCAAAAGGTAAGATCTCACACAAGGAACTGTCTGGCTTAGTTGGGCTTTCCATATCACCAACTTATGAAAGGGTGAAAAGACTAGAGCGTTCTGGAGTAATCAAAAAGTACACGATTGAAGTAGATAAAAAGGCATTAGAGCGCTCCTTAAGAGCTCTTTGTCATGTTAGTCTAAAAGCCCACAATAACGAAGCGATAGAGAACTTTGAGAATAACATTATTCACTTAGACGAAGTGACATCATGTTTTCACATTGCCGGAGCTTTTGATTATTCTTTGTTGATCGAGGTAAAAGACATGGAGCACTATGAACAGTTTTTGAAAGATAAATTGTCTAAAATCCCAGATATTGCGAATGTGCAGAGTTCGTTTGTAATGAGCGAGTTGAAGAAAGAATGA
- the rlmF gene encoding 23S rRNA (adenine(1618)-N(6))-methyltransferase RlmF, translating to MSSPKSKTTKSRLHKRNKNRDRYDLKVLVKTIPDLKEYVIPNKLGEDSVDFSQPEAVKLLNKAILLHDYGLEYWEFSDKNLTPPIPGRADYIHYMADLLMENNFGKLPAGNKITCVDIGVGASCIYPIIGVIEYGWNFIASDVDPDSINSAQNIVQKNAMLKGKVSCKLQHSATDIFYGIMRKDEKVDLTISNPPFHSSIEEARKGSLRKTRNLGSKDIKKPTLNFAGDINELVYPGGEYKFIHKMIRESEKFYKSCLWFSTIVSKQSNLKGIYKTLRKYGAVDVRTIPLGTGNKSSRIVAWTYLSREEQKAWREQRWD from the coding sequence ATGTCTTCTCCAAAATCAAAAACTACCAAATCACGTTTGCATAAACGCAATAAAAACCGTGACCGATATGACCTAAAAGTTCTTGTTAAAACTATTCCAGACCTCAAGGAGTATGTAATTCCCAATAAATTAGGTGAAGACTCTGTAGATTTCTCTCAGCCTGAAGCCGTAAAACTCTTAAATAAAGCCATTCTGCTTCACGACTATGGTCTTGAGTATTGGGAGTTCTCAGACAAGAATTTAACCCCTCCTATTCCTGGAAGAGCAGACTACATTCATTATATGGCAGACCTGCTAATGGAAAACAACTTTGGAAAGCTTCCAGCGGGTAATAAGATCACTTGTGTGGATATTGGTGTTGGCGCTAGCTGTATTTATCCTATCATTGGAGTAATAGAATACGGTTGGAATTTCATTGCGTCAGATGTAGATCCTGACTCCATCAATTCCGCTCAAAATATCGTTCAGAAGAACGCTATGTTGAAAGGTAAGGTAAGTTGTAAACTCCAACATTCAGCAACCGATATCTTTTATGGCATCATGAGAAAAGATGAAAAGGTTGACCTAACCATTTCCAACCCACCCTTTCATAGCTCAATCGAGGAAGCACGAAAAGGGTCACTTCGAAAAACACGCAATCTGGGGAGCAAAGACATCAAAAAACCGACCCTTAATTTTGCTGGTGACATCAATGAATTGGTTTATCCAGGAGGAGAATATAAATTCATTCACAAGATGATCCGTGAAAGTGAAAAATTCTACAAAAGCTGTTTGTGGTTCTCAACCATTGTCTCAAAGCAATCTAATCTGAAAGGAATTTACAAGACACTTCGAAAATATGGAGCCGTGGATGTTAGGACGATTCCCCTAGGAACAGGAAACAAATCAAGCAGAATTGTAGCCTGGACTTACCTATCAAGAGAAGAGCAAAAAGCCTGGAGAGAACAAAGGTGGGATTAA
- a CDS encoding M42 family metallopeptidase produces MKNLNLLKDICEIAGAPGFEQRIRNLVIKEVKPLVDDVLLDNMGNVTTVIKGKDSSKKIMVTAHMDEIGFIVTHIDDNGFVRFHTLGGFDPKTLTAQRVIVHGKKDLVGVMGSKPIHVMSPEERNKVPKTTDYFIDMGMPKKEVEKYIEVGNPITRERELIEMGECVNCKSIDNRVSVFILIEALKKIKNPPYDVYGVFTVQEEVGIRGAQVATQAIQPDFGINLDTTIAFDVPGASAHEKVTELGKGTAIKIMDSRTICDYRMVSFLKEVADKNKIKWQNEVLTAGGTDTSALQQMTAGGSIAGAISIPTRHIHQVIEMAHKKDIDNSIKLLVKSIEVIDKYNWNF; encoded by the coding sequence ATGAAGAATTTAAATTTACTTAAAGACATCTGTGAAATTGCCGGTGCACCAGGATTTGAACAACGAATTAGAAACCTTGTGATAAAAGAAGTAAAACCATTGGTTGACGATGTGCTTCTTGACAACATGGGAAATGTAACGACTGTTATCAAAGGAAAGGACAGCAGTAAGAAAATTATGGTGACCGCCCACATGGATGAGATCGGCTTTATTGTTACTCATATTGATGATAATGGCTTTGTGAGATTTCACACGCTGGGAGGGTTTGATCCCAAAACATTGACTGCCCAACGCGTAATTGTACATGGCAAGAAAGATTTAGTTGGCGTAATGGGAAGTAAACCGATTCATGTAATGTCTCCAGAAGAAAGAAATAAGGTGCCAAAGACGACTGATTACTTCATAGATATGGGCATGCCTAAAAAAGAAGTTGAGAAGTATATTGAAGTGGGCAATCCAATCACTCGGGAAAGGGAGTTGATCGAAATGGGCGAATGTGTGAACTGTAAGTCCATTGACAATAGGGTTTCTGTTTTTATCTTGATCGAAGCACTAAAAAAGATCAAGAATCCTCCTTATGATGTTTACGGTGTTTTCACTGTTCAGGAAGAAGTGGGCATTAGGGGTGCACAAGTAGCCACTCAAGCCATTCAGCCCGACTTTGGAATCAACTTAGACACAACCATCGCCTTTGACGTACCTGGAGCATCAGCGCACGAAAAAGTAACTGAACTAGGAAAAGGTACAGCAATCAAAATCATGGATTCCAGAACTATTTGTGACTACAGAATGGTTAGCTTTCTAAAAGAAGTCGCTGATAAGAATAAAATCAAATGGCAAAACGAGGTATTAACGGCTGGAGGAACAGACACTTCTGCCTTGCAACAAATGACAGCTGGAGGTTCTATTGCAGGCGCAATTTCTATTCCAACGAGGCACATTCATCAAGTGATTGAAATGGCTCATAAAAAGGATATTGACAATAGCATCAAACTTCTTGTGAAGAGTATTGAAGTAATCGATAAGTACAACTGGAATTTCTGA